The Opisthocomus hoazin isolate bOpiHoa1 chromosome 32, bOpiHoa1.hap1, whole genome shotgun sequence genome includes a window with the following:
- the LOC142365128 gene encoding LOW QUALITY PROTEIN: retinoic acid receptor gamma-like (The sequence of the model RefSeq protein was modified relative to this genomic sequence to represent the inferred CDS: deleted 4 bases in 3 codons) has protein sequence MFECVEAAAGPRRLHDVTNRGGCALRGAGCGLRCGVLPPAAWPPPARRAVETPAMVPRSPSPPPPPRVYKPCFVCSDKSSGYHYGVSSCEGCKGFFRRSIQRNMVYTCPRERNCPISKGTRNRCQFCRLQKCLEVGMAKEAVRNDRNKKKKEGKEQGGAELSPELEELARRVRRAHQETFPALCQLGKYTTSLSAERRVPLDVGLWDKFSELATKCIIKIVEFAKRLPGFSALRMADQITLLKAACLDILMLRICTRYTPEQDTMTFSDGLTLTRTQMHNAGFGPLTDLVFAFAAQLLPLQMDDTETGLLSAICLICGDRVDLEEPEKVERLQEPLLEALKAYARRRRPRQPHMFPRMLMKITDLRGISTKGAERAITLRMEIPGPMPPLIREMLENPEMFQEEEGGPPPRPQSPPPPRSPPPPRRGVPAPPPLPGLGVHSCLPGPPPGCGEGSPPGAPPNLGGLQRLTEPAPAGGPAAQLLP, from the exons ATGTTCGAGTGcgtggaggcggcggcggggccgcggcggctgcACGACGTGACGAACCGCGGGGGGTGCGCGCtgcgcggggcgggctgcgggctgCGCTGCGGggtcctgccgcccgccgcctggccgccgcccgcgcgccgcg ccgtgGAGACCCCGGCGATGGTGCCGCGGTCGCcctcgccgccccccccgccccgcgtctACAAGCCCTGCTTCGTCTGCAGCGACAAATCCTCGGGGTACCACTACGGCGTCAGCTCCTGCGAGGGCTGCAAG gGCTTCTTCCGGCGCAGCATCCAGAGGAACATGGTGTACACCTGCCCCCGCGAGCGGAACTGCCCCATCAGCAAGGGCACCCGCAACCGCTGCCAGTTCTGCCGCCTCCAGAAGTGCCTCGAGGTCGGCATGGCCAAGGAAG ccgtcCGTAACGACCGCaacaagaagaagaaggaggggaaggagcaggggggGGCCGAGCTGAGCCccgagctggaggagctggcgcGCAGGGTCCGCAGGGCCCACCAGGAGACCTTCCCCGCGCTCTGCCAGCTCGGCAAGTACACCACG agcctgAGCGCGGAGCGGCGGGTGCCGCTGGACGTGGGGCTGTGGGACAAGTTCAGCGAGCTGGCCACCAAGTGCATCATCAAGATCGTGGAGTTCGCCAAGCGGCTGCCGGGCTTCAGCGCGCTGCGCATGGCCGACCAGATCACGCTGCTCAAGGCCGCCTGCCTCGACATCctg ATGCTGCGGATCTGCACGCGC TACACGCCGGAGCAGGACACGATGACCTTCTCGGACGGGCTGACGCTGACGCGG ACGCAGATGCACAACGCGGGCTTCGGGCCGCTCACCGACCTGGTGTTCGCCTTCGCCGCGCAGCTGCTGCCGCTGCAGATGGACGACACCGAGACCGGGCTGCTGAGTGCCATCTGCCTCATCTGCggcg ACCGCGTGGACCTGGAGGAGCCCGAGAAGGTGGAGCGGCTGCAGGAGCCGCTGCTGGAGGCGCTGAAGGCGtacgcgcggcggcggcgcccgcgcCAGCCCCACATGTTCCCCCGCATGCTGATGAAGATCACCGACCTGCGCGGCATCAGCACCAAGG GCGCGGAGCGCGCCATCACGCTGCGGATGGAGATCCCGGGGCCGATGCCCCCCCTCATCCGGGAGATGCTGGAG AACCCCGAGATGttccaggaggaggaggggggcccccccccccgcccccagagccccccgcctccccgtagcccccccccgccgcgcaggGGGGTCCCGGCGCCCCCCCCGCTGCCAGGGTTGGGCGTTCACAGCTGCCTTCCAgggcccccccccggctgcggggaggggagcccccccggggccccccccaaTCTGGGGGGGCTCCAGAGGCTGacggagccggccccggcggggggccCCGCGGCCCAGCTCTTGCCTTAA